The Pseudomonadota bacterium genome has a window encoding:
- a CDS encoding FAD-dependent oxidoreductase, with translation MDRRVVLKHMALLSAGAALPMGFRAFAVEAPRGAKLLGYIRTNWSRDRYSLGAYSYLAHGSNRGDLRALAEPVADWLYFAGEAANPDYTSTVHAAYESGQTAARAASRSGAQKIAIVGAGMSGLSAAHFLATRGYDVTLFEARDRLGGRLWTDQSLGLPLDLGASWIHGIKRNPLTDLARQAGEKYIPTNDSYRIRGGDGRMISIRNAPEWLYEVGEVQNEYAADSDQIDFGAYNYQQDYGGRHVIFPNGYAGILDALKAGYDVRLGSVVTSVTKGERGPAIGLASGEKPAFDAAIITLPLGVLKKKLVRFDPPLPPRKQQAIDRLGMGTLDKVYLLFDRPFWDTSTWIATPENGLKQGQFNLWLNLNRYIQRPVIAAFNGGSAALALAGQSDRQMVAQAMATLARAYPG, from the coding sequence ATGGACCGACGGGTTGTGCTCAAACATATGGCGCTTTTGAGCGCTGGCGCTGCCTTGCCCATGGGTTTTCGCGCTTTCGCAGTCGAAGCACCGCGCGGTGCCAAACTGCTGGGCTATATCCGCACCAACTGGAGCCGCGATCGCTATAGCCTTGGCGCCTATTCCTATCTCGCCCATGGCTCGAATCGCGGAGATCTTCGCGCACTGGCCGAACCTGTCGCGGACTGGCTGTACTTTGCCGGAGAGGCCGCCAATCCGGATTATACCAGCACTGTCCATGCCGCCTATGAATCGGGCCAGACGGCGGCGCGCGCGGCCAGCCGCAGCGGGGCACAGAAAATCGCTATTGTCGGTGCCGGGATGAGCGGGCTTTCGGCGGCGCATTTCCTCGCGACGCGTGGTTATGATGTGACGCTGTTCGAGGCCCGCGATCGGCTGGGCGGGCGGCTATGGACCGATCAAAGCCTCGGCCTGCCGCTTGATCTGGGTGCGAGCTGGATCCACGGAATCAAGCGCAATCCGCTGACTGATCTGGCGAGGCAGGCAGGCGAGAAATACATCCCTACCAATGACAGCTACCGGATAAGGGGCGGCGATGGTCGCATGATCAGTATCCGGAACGCGCCGGAATGGCTTTATGAGGTCGGCGAGGTGCAGAATGAATATGCCGCCGATAGCGACCAGATCGATTTTGGTGCCTATAATTATCAGCAGGACTATGGCGGCAGGCATGTGATCTTCCCCAATGGCTATGCCGGGATATTGGATGCGCTAAAGGCCGGTTATGATGTGCGACTGGGAAGTGTTGTCACCAGCGTGACGAAAGGTGAGCGGGGCCCTGCCATCGGTCTGGCGAGCGGTGAGAAACCGGCTTTCGATGCCGCTATCATCACCCTGCCGCTCGGCGTGCTGAAAAAGAAGCTGGTGCGGTTTGATCCGCCACTGCCACCACGCAAGCAACAGGCCATTGACCGGCTGGGCATGGGCACGCTCGACAAAGTCTATCTGCTGTTCGACCGGCCTTTCTGGGATACATCGACCTGGATTGCCACGCCGGAAAACGGTCTGAAACAGGGGCAATTCAATCTCTGGCTCAATCTGAATCGCTATATCCAGCGCCCGGTCATCGCCGCATTTAACGGCGGTTCCGCGGCACTGGCACTGGCCGGGCAAAGCGACAGGCAGATGGTGGCGCAGGCCATGGCGACACTGGCGCGCGCCTATCCGGGCTAG
- a CDS encoding peptide chain release factor 3 — MTDSPDNNSRRTFAIISHPDAGKTTLTEKLLLTGGAIHLAGEVKARGQARRARSDWMKIEQQRGISVTSSVMTFERTGTNGETITFNLLDTPGHEDFSEDTYRTLTAVDSAIMVIDAAKGIEPQTRKLFEVCRLRSVPIITFINKVDREGRDPFELMDEVADMLALDVCPMSWPAGMGGLFEGIFSLESGRLSQPEGEAKEYLGNARQFAGLDDPKLGEALSADAHEKLSEEAELAREGYAAFDLTAYRHGDLTPVYFGSALKNFGVEELIEAIASHAPPPRPQPAEPDPIDPARPDVTGFVFKVQANMDPQHRDRIAFMRLASGTFRRGMKLTPSGHGKPIAVHSPIMFFAQDREIADTALPGDIIGIPNHGTLRVGDTLSEKNDVRITGLPNFAPEILRRVALKDPTKTKQLRKALDDLSEEGVIQVFYPEIGGQWIVGVVGQLQLDVLVSRLAAEYKVEAVLEAAPFETARWIHGEDSVLDAFARISQANLAKDRDGNLVFLAKSAWDVGYQEEKNPEIAFKATRER; from the coding sequence ATGACCGACAGCCCCGATAACAATTCCCGCCGCACCTTTGCCATCATCTCGCATCCCGATGCGGGCAAGACGACGCTGACCGAAAAACTGCTGCTCACCGGTGGTGCGATCCATCTTGCCGGCGAGGTCAAGGCGCGCGGGCAGGCACGGCGCGCACGGTCGGACTGGATGAAAATCGAGCAGCAGCGCGGCATCTCGGTCACCTCGAGTGTGATGACCTTCGAGCGGACCGGCACCAATGGCGAGACCATCACCTTCAACCTGCTCGACACGCCGGGGCATGAGGATTTCTCCGAAGACACCTATCGCACGCTGACCGCGGTCGACAGCGCGATCATGGTGATCGACGCCGCCAAGGGCATCGAGCCGCAGACGCGCAAGCTGTTCGAAGTCTGCCGCTTGCGCTCAGTGCCGATCATCACCTTTATCAACAAGGTCGACCGCGAGGGCCGCGATCCGTTCGAACTGATGGACGAGGTCGCCGATATGCTGGCGCTCGATGTCTGCCCGATGAGCTGGCCCGCCGGCATGGGCGGGCTGTTCGAAGGGATTTTCAGCCTTGAAAGCGGGCGACTGAGCCAGCCCGAGGGTGAGGCAAAAGAATATCTCGGCAATGCGCGGCAATTTGCCGGGCTCGATGACCCAAAGCTGGGCGAGGCGCTGTCTGCCGATGCGCATGAAAAGCTCAGCGAAGAAGCAGAGCTGGCGCGCGAAGGCTATGCCGCATTCGACCTGACCGCCTATCGCCATGGCGATCTGACGCCGGTCTATTTCGGATCGGCACTGAAGAATTTCGGCGTCGAGGAGCTGATCGAGGCGATTGCCAGCCATGCCCCGCCACCCCGGCCGCAACCGGCCGAACCCGATCCGATCGACCCGGCGCGGCCCGATGTCACCGGCTTTGTCTTCAAGGTGCAGGCCAATATGGACCCGCAGCATCGCGACCGCATCGCCTTTATGCGGCTGGCCTCGGGCACTTTCAGGCGCGGCATGAAGCTGACGCCAAGCGGCCATGGCAAGCCGATTGCGGTGCATTCGCCGATCATGTTCTTCGCCCAGGATCGTGAGATTGCCGATACCGCGCTGCCCGGCGATATTATCGGCATTCCCAATCACGGCACGCTGCGCGTCGGCGATACGCTCTCTGAGAAAAACGATGTGCGCATCACCGGCCTGCCGAACTTTGCCCCCGAAATTTTGCGCCGCGTCGCGCTCAAAGACCCGACCAAGACCAAGCAGCTGCGCAAGGCGCTCGATGACCTCTCCGAAGAGGGCGTTATTCAGGTCTTTTACCCCGAGATCGGCGGCCAGTGGATTGTCGGCGTGGTCGGCCAGCTCCAGCTTGACGTATTGGTGTCGCGGCTGGCGGCGGAGTACAAGGTCGAGGCGGTGCTCGAAGCCGCGCCCTTCGAAACCGCGCGCTGGATCCATGGCGAAGACAGCGTGCTCGATGCCTTTGCGCGCATATCCCAAGCCAATCTCGCCAAAGACCGCGATGGTAATCTGGTGTTCCTCGCCAAATCGGCCTGGGATGTCGGCTATCAGGAGGAGAAGAACCCGGAGATTGCGTTTAAGGCGACTAGGGAGCGTTAA